GAAGGTGAGATAATAGAATATCCTTCTATTTCTAGTTGGGCCATCTACAGGAAGGAAGCCTAATGGAGGTCCAGGTTTTTACATGGATCAATATGCAGCCAATATGGAGGGCATTGCAGTGCCGATGATGAACATGTCAACTATAAATCATAATGGTGAAGATATGGCTTCCTCGTCCATGGCAGCAACGTCAACGGCGGCTGCAGGTCTCTATGAACCACACAACAGTAATTACGCAATGAAACCTGAGAAGGGGTTACCCCCAACCCCACCAGGTAAAAGGATCCATgtagagttatcccccttacTTTTTTGGTGTTGTTTCCACTTCTTCACCGGATAGAGGAATTTATTGAGTTATCCTCTTTTTCCTAGAGTTACCTCCACTACATTTTCTTTCAGTTTTATCCACCCCACCAGGGATTCTATTCAGGGGTCTATGTTGACTTACACACCATCCTCAGATCTCTTCCTTGTGTGTTTTAACACCAACCCAATGTAggtagagttgtctcccctcaTATTCTGGTGTTTCTCAACCTCACCAATTAAAAGGGTATATGTGCAGTTATCTTCTCCTATTATGGTCATGGTGGTGCCCCTTGCTACATACCTAGCTAGTCTAAatgcagttatctcccctttattgATCCCCCTTCTATCATCCGCTTTTAGTTATCCCCTTTTTATCCACTGGTGTTGTTGTAAATTTGGACCTACTAAGTAATGATACTGTTGAAGGGTAAGTTGCTCTTCAACTCTCTTTTCTTTTGGGGCAATCAAAATGGGAAGTTTCAGGCTCCTCCCTTAACTGTGTtggatatttattatgtaaagAGAGGTAATGTTATGAACTTAGTCGTTCACATTATAGTACTGCAATACTCAAATCACAATACAATATATGATTAGAGGTCAACAAAAAATTTCAATGGTGAGAGTGCTGTAATGTGTAGGAACAATTGACACATATGTGTGGAGATTTTATattcacaattatcatataTAGTTTGTGTAATGAGGATACACTATTTACACAATTCTTTATATTATAAAATCTTCATTtagaaattacaaaatttgGGAACCCACATAACTTTTGtgtgtatttaattaattattttttcttttgttttaggTAGTccacaaaatcacaaaaacatgaCACCAGCCCATATGCAGCAGAGTTCAATGTCAATGTCTGTGGCTGCCATGGTGGCAGCCTCACAGCAACACATGTTGGCCAAACCTGTACCAATGAGGCGATTGTCAGACAAAGGCATCGCCCAGTCTCACTCAAACTTCGCCAACCCTGTCGACTCATTCCTCACAGAATCCATGCTCGGTCAAGGTAAGATATATTAATTTACtacatattgttatacagtATCATAATACACAACGCTAAGGTCTTCAacatatgcatacatgtaaaagGGATTAAGGGCTCTAAAATGTTTCAATGACCTTGGCTTGACCTTGACTGTTTAAAAGTTAACAAGCTAATAAACAATCAAGTGTTGACATTGGATTTGTTTTGAAGAATCAGAATATTGCATACTGGTAACATGAAAAATTTACAGGTTGGATTACCAGGTATTACAAGCCATTTACTTTTCAATAAGTGACTGCATCTTTTATAAGAAATAGTAATGGCAGATCAGTGCTTTGGCTGTTCAATGTCAGTTTTATCCTTAAAGTAGCTGCTCCTCATTATTCATGAACTCTAAAAGACTTGCCCTTAAGTTACAACAGGGTTTTGAGATATCAAAACGAtatgggtaaagtacaattcactgtcaattagtcccaccttgcAGCTATCTATTATGATGTCTTAAAATCATGttaaaatatgatgtcacaagGTGGGGCTGATGAACAGTAAATGATGGACAGTAAATGATACTTTACCCACGTCCTTTTGGTATCTTGAAATGAATATATCATAGCATGCTACGGTGAAGGAATATAGCATtggtttaaataaataaccttgagcTTGATCTTTATCTTGgtcgttttgggatcttgaaacccTCATGTTGAGAGGTCttattcattatttgatatttcaagGATCAAAGGGGCTATTATTTATTTAGATGTTCTAGCTCTATAATCTGGGGTGTAATTTGTATTATCTTTTTGCGAATTACATCGTCCATGATAGACTACGCatttattcaaggtcatataTATGATCAGTTCCAGGTCACACAATAAGTCAATTTAGCTAAAATCTATGTACATAGTCGCTTCTTTTAACTACATCAGGAGCCTGATATTTGTCTGTACATTTGCTATGTCTTCAAAGCGTTGCAGTCAGGACACAAGGGTCAAGTACCACACTTGAATATTTCACATGATACAGAAAACCAAACTCCTACCAGATAAGGGAAGGCCCGGAGATGTACATatctgatattgggcctattCCATATGTATGTGCCCTCTTAAAGCATGTCAGCAAATAATGGTAAACATATCTTTACTGTTCTAAGATTTCATAAGAGCTATAATCGAGAAGATCACTTCTTTTAGAAATACATTAGAACTGATCATGAGAATATAAGTTCTTGGACAATTCTTGTACAGTTCTGTCAATATTCTAGAATATTAGAACCTTTTCTGGAAACTTAACTCCAGAATTGTTTTAGGACTTTTGTTATGAAAATACTTCTGTAATAATGTGTTCTAGAACATATTAATTAATCAGTTATAGATAGGTTATCAACCAGTGTTCACAACTTTTCAACAACAATGATTCCAAATGTTCTGAAGACATATAAAAATGCCAGAACACTTCTAGAACAATCAGAGAACTTCTAGAACTGTCCTTCACAGAACATACAGAAGAACATGAAAATATGTGTGATCTCCCTTaacattcaaatatttcaataattctATATTACTACTTGAACTGTTCTGGAACTTATGAATGCTAGCTCTTAAAGCACCATTTTATTTTAGAGTGTTTGGACATCTGGTTACGAATCCGTGTTTGTGCCATAAATTCTAGGGTTAATATGTTAATGTTGTAAAACAGTTACATGTATTAATGTAGAACTTTATATGATCTAGAATGTTCTGAAGTTAATAGTTTGTTTATAGAACTTATATGATGTTCCTGATCTGTTCTAGAACCTAACCAAGAATATGTTCCAGAACACTTTGACAACATTGGAACTGTTGTAGGAACAGCCTATAGGCATAACACAGGGAGTTAAGGCTATATGGAAGCACCTGTACCAATTTTGATTTACCCATTGTACTATCAATTAAACTGTTCCTGACCCATTTAAATCACATCCTCAGAAACCCATTGTCAGATATATGGTATCTATATCATTAACATAATGATAGTTACATATTGGTGCCTGATCATGAGTAACCAAATATCAGTTACATATTGGTGCCTGATCATGAGTAACCAAATATCAGAATGTTTGAATTTGTTCACCtttgttcatattttatatgcatgtataatTTGCATGAAAATTGTCAACTAGTCCATGGATGCCATTACAGTGACAGCTTTCATCATGAATTTTGCTAATTATTTAAGTTAGGAGGGGCCCAAAAAGGGGAGGGATATGCAGCTTGATCACCCTCAACACTGGTAGTTAGTGATAATTCTATAAAT
This genomic window from Argopecten irradians isolate NY chromosome 4, Ai_NY, whole genome shotgun sequence contains:
- the LOC138320597 gene encoding hepatic leukemia factor-like isoform X1, producing MAEDAFCDFSPDLDSSLLNQMPNYGTRHNEETNNLVGPSTGRKPNGGPGFYMDQYAANMEGIAVPMMNMSTINHNGEDMASSSMAATSTAAAGLYEPHNSNYAMKPEKGLPPTPPGSPQNHKNMTPAHMQQSSMSMSVAAMVAASQQHMLAKPVPMRRLSDKGIAQSHSNFANPVDSFLTESMLGQAAVAAAGSSPTLARALAAVQQTQKRPRSEKKAFPTEQKDSKYYERRKRNNLAAKKSRDARKSREDEISIRASFLEKENAILRAQVATLREEANSLKQLLLQKRSKH